The Pseudomonas viciae genomic interval ATCCACGCCGGAGCAGGAACTGGGGCGCCTGCCTTTGGGCAGTCGGCCGGCCAAGCGCCGGGCCGGCGGTATCGAAAGCTTGCGGGCGATCCCGTGGATTTTCGGTTGGACCCAGACCCGCTTGATGTTGCCGGCCTGGCTTGGCTGGGAAACCGCCCTGGGCAAGGCCCTGGAGCGCGGCGAAGGCGAACTGCTGGGGCAGATGCGCGAGCAATGGCCGTTCTTCCGGACCCGCATCGACATGCTGGAGATGGTACTGGCCAAGGCTGACGCCGACATTGCGCGTTCCTACGATGAACGTTTGGTCGAGCCTGGGCTGTTACCTTTGGGTGCGCATTTACGCGACCTATTGTCGCAGGCGTGTTCGGTAGTCCTGGGGTTGACCGGTCAGTCGCAGCTACTGGCACATAGCCCAGATACCTTGGAATTCATTCGCCTGCGCAACACCTACCTCGACCCGCTGCACCTGTTGCAGGCCGAACTGCTGGCACGTTCGCGGCAGCAGGAGGTTGCCCAGGGCAGCCCCGTGGAACAGGCGTTGCTGGTGTCTGTGGCGGGGATTGCCGCCGGTTTGCGCAATACCGGCTAAGGTTAGGCAGCGCGCCGAAACGGCTCGCCCGAAGTCCCTGGGCGCGGTCTGGGAGGGGAGAGGAGTGTTCGGCCAGGCGAGAGTTCGTGGCCCGGTTGCGCCTCTCGCCACCTCCTGCGAAGGTCGCATCGGGCGCGGGTTTCTTCGACTTTCGGCGGCTTGTGTGGGTCGGGCCTGCTGTGTATCTTGATCAGCCTTTGGCCGTTTGGGCGGTCACGATCCTGTTTTTCCGAGATTGGCCCCACGAGGCGAATCCGAGCGTTTTACATAAAAAAATTGAGGAGCACATCGATGCGCGTCATTCTGCTGGGAGCTCCCGGGGCCGGTAAAGGTACTCAGGCAAAGTTCATCACCGAAAAATTCGGTATCCCGCAAATTTCCACTGGCGACATGCTGCGTGCCGCAGTCAAGGCTGGCACCGAGCTGGGCGTCAAGGCCAAGAGCATCATGGATGCCGGTGGCCTGGTGTCGGATGACCTGATCATCGCCCTGGTCAAGGATCGCATCGCTCAAGCCGATTGCGCCAACGGCTTTCTGTTCGACGGTTTCCCACGCACCATTCCCCAGGCCGAAGCCCTGGTGACTGCCGGTGTAGAGCTTGATCACGTGGTTGAAATCGCGGTCGACGACGAAGAGATCGTCCAGCGCATTGCCGGTCGTCGTGTCCACGAGCCGTCCGGCCGTGTCTACCACACCGTCTACAACCCACCGAAAGTCGCCGGCAAGGACGACGTCACCGGTGAAGAGCTGGTGCAGCGCAAGGACGACACCGAGGAAACCGTGCGTCATCGCCTGTCGGTCTATCATTCCCAGACCAAGCCGCTGGTGGCGTTCTACCAGAATCTGTCCACTGCCAATGGCAAGCCGAAGTACAGCCACATCCCGGGCGTTGGCTCGGTCGACGCGATCACTGGCAAGGTGCTTGAAGCGCTGAGCTGAAAAGTCTGATTCGCGTCATCAACTACGGCCCGCTTGCGGGCCGTAGTTGTTTATACTGGCGCACTTTTTCCCACCTGATTTACGGACACATCGATGAGCACCTTGCTGGCCCTGGACACCGCGACTGAAGCTTGCTCCGTTGCCTTGCTGCACGACGGCAAGGTCACGAGCCATTACGAGGTGATCCCGCGCCTGCATGCGCAAAAGCTGTTGCCGATGATTCAACAATTGCTCAGCGATGCCGGGACGACTTTGCAGGCGGTGGATGCGATTGCCTTTGGTCGTGGGCCGGGGGCTTTTACCGGCGTGCGCATCGCCATCGGCGTGGTGCAGGGGCTGGCGTTTGCGCTGGAGCGGCCGGTGTTGCCGGTTTCCAACCTGGCGGTGCTGGCCCAGCGCGCCTTGCGCGAGCAGGGCGTGCGGCAAGTCGCGGCGGCCATTGATGCGCGCATGGATGAGGTGTACTGGGGCTGCTATCGCGAAACTGACGGCGAGATGCGCCTGGTCGGTGCCGAAGCGGTATTGCCACCCGAAGCCGCGGCTTTGCCAAACGAAGCCGATGGCGACTGGTTCGGCGCTGGCACCGGTTGGGGCTACGGCGAGCGAATTGCGGTCAACCTCAGCGGCCAGGACGCCTCGATGCTGCCCCATGCCGAAGACCTGCTGGCCCTGGCACGCTTCGCCTGGGAGCGCGGCGAAGCCATCCCGGCGGATGATGCCCAGCCGGTGTACCTGCGGGACAAGGTCGCAACGCCGAAATCCGAACGGTAAACCCCGGCTTGACCGCATTCCCAAGCGGGCAGCGTTGTAGGAGCTGCCGAAGGCTGCGATCCTTCTATTGACGCTTGAGTCTCAAGTGAAAAGTCAAAGATCAAAAGATCGCAGGCTTCGCCAGCGCCTACACCCAGCTGGGATAAATCCCCTCGCTAAAAAAAGTCATTTCCCTACTCAAAAGTCACGCCCCCTATCGCCAGTCGTCACTTTTTTCACCCGTTTTTAAACCTTTTTGGCTTTATGTGTTCTAGTTATCACTTGCGCATTTGCGCGGCTGTGAAAGTGCCGCTAAATTGCCATCATTGATACCGAGCATTCTGTTATGCGTATAGACGGCGTTCCATCCCAGTCCTATCCCCTCAAGCGCAAGCCTCGTGCGGGCAAAGCCGCTGAGCCTGAGTCCTTCGATGACATCGATGGTGAACTGGAATTTCCGTCCGAAGAACAACTGGCCGCCCGCGCCGCCAAAGCGTCCGCGCAACGCCTGAGCAACCTTCCCGCCCGTCAGCAAGACATGCTGTATCACCGTTCCATGAGCCGCAGCGTGGCCACGGCCCTGGCCAGCTACCTGAGCACCGCCGGTTTCGTCGATTGGGATATGGAAGTGCTGGGACTCGACCTCTACATCTGATGGTGTTGCCTTATTACCTGGGCTGCCCGTCCTGGAGCGAAAACGCCTGGCGCGATTATCTTTATCCCCAGGACGCGAAAAGCTCCGACTTCCTGAATCTCTATTCTCAAGTGTTCAATGCCGTGGAAGGCAATACGACCTTCTACGCCAGCCCGTCTGCGGCCATCGTGCAGCGCTGGGCCGAGACCATGCCCGAGCACTTTCGTTTCACTGCCAAGTTGCCCGGTGACATCAGCCACAATGGCGACTTGCGTGAACGCCTGACGGCCAGCGAAACCTTCGTGCAGTTGCTCAGCCCCTTGGGCGAGCGGGTTTCACCGTTCTGGCTGCAGTTATCCAAAGCCTTCACACCCCATCGAATGGCCGAGCTGGCGGGCTTTATCGACGCCTTCGAGCAGCCATTGGCGGTGGAGGTCCGTCACGATGAGTTCTTCGCCAAGGGCGACGCCGAACGACGCCTCAATCGCCTGTTGCTCGACCGTGGCGTCGAACGCATTTGCCTCGATCCCCGGGCCTTGTTCAGCTGCACCTCGACCGATCCTGCCGTGCTCCACGCGCAATCGAAAAAGCCCCGCGTACCACCCCGGCCAACGGCATTCACCCAATGCCCGCAGGTGCGCTTCATCGGTCATCCGGTGCTGGAGGCCAACGAGCCGTTCCTGACGCCCTGGGTGGAGAAAATCGCCGGTTGGATCGAAGAAGGGCGCACGCCTTATATCTTCCTGCACACCGCTGACAACCTGCTGGCGGCGAAACTCGCACAACGCTTCCACACTCGCTTGATGACTCGTTTGCCTGGCTTGCCGGCCCTGCCTGAGCTATATAGAGAGCCCGCCGCCGAGCAACTGGGTTTGCTCTGAGGCCAAACCCTCTCTGCCCAGGAGCGAACTACATGGATGCGCAAACCCGTCGAGCCCAGGCGTTCAAAGCCTTGCACGAACGCGAAGGGGCTTTTGTCATTCCCAATCCATGGGATGCCGGTTCCGCCAAGATGTTGGCCAGCCTTGGCTTCGAGGCCCTGGCGACGACCAGTGCCGGCCATGCTTTTTCCCTGGGCCGGCCGGATGGTGCATTGGGGCTGGAAGACACCCTGGCCAACGTCCGGGCGATTGTCGCTGTCACTGACCTGCCGGTAGCGGTGGACCTGGAGAATGGTTTTGCCGATGCACCCCAGGAGTGCGCCCGCAACCTGCTACGTGCCGCAGAAGCTGGCGCGGTGGGTGGCTCGATCGAAGATGCCACGGGCCGCGAAGACAGCCCGATCTATTGCTTTGAGCATGCCGTGGCGCGGGTCAAGGCCGCCGCCGACGCCGTGCGCAGTTTGCCATACCCGTTCCTGCTGACCGCCCGGGCGGAAAACTTCCTGCATGGCAATCCCGACCTGGATGACACGATTCGTCGCCTGAAAGCTTTCGCCGATGCCGGTGCCGACGTGCTCTACGCCCCGGGCCTGAGCACCGCCAAACAAGTGCTCGCCGTGGTACAGGCCGTGGCGCCGAAACCGGTGAATGTGTTGATGTCCGGGGCGCTGGAGCTGACGGTCGCGCAATTGAGTGAGTTGGGCGTCAAGCGCATCAGCGTCGGCTCGGCCCTGGCCCTGGCCGCGTATGGCGAATTCTTCCGCGCTGCCGAGGAGATCCAGCAGCAGGGCACGTTTACCTTCACTCGCCGCTCGATGCCGTTCAAGCAGGCCAACCAATTATTCAAGGGTTGATGCCCGAGGCGTTGTCGTGCGGTTTTTGAAAGGCTTTGCGGTATTGGTGCTGATTGTTGGCTGTGCAGCGCTGGCGGTATGGCGCGGCTGGCTGTCGGTGCCGCCCCAATGGAATCCTTGGGCGCCCCTGGATGTCAATGTGGCGCCCAACTGGTTGACCCGCTTCAAGCTCATGGCCCTGCGCAACGACCCGCAGCTATGTGACCAGGCCCTCGCCACCTCGGGGTTGCGGACCGTTCGCCAGGCTGACAGTGGCGTCAATACCGATTGCCCGCTGACCAATGTGCTGAGGGTGCAGGGTGGCGAGGTGGCGTTGAGCAGCAGTTTTCTTGCGAGCTGTCCGTTGGCGGTGGCGTTTGCGCTGTTCGAGCGCCATGCGTTACAGCCGGCGGCAGTGGCGGCCTATGGGCAGAAAGTCACGCGGGTCGATCACCTTGGCAGTTTTGCTTGTCGCAATATGTACGGTCGTGAAAGCGGGGCGCGCAGCCAGCACGCCACGGCCAGTGCGTTGGATATCGCCGGGTTTCGCCTGGCCGATGGCCGCAGCATCAGCGTGCTCAGGGACTGGCCAAAGGACAATGCCAATGCGCGGTTCTTGCGCCAGGCACGCGACGGCGCCTGCGATATGTTCAGTGTGGTCTTGAGTCCGGATTACAACGTGGCGCACCGCAACCATTTTCATCTGGATGTGGGGCCGTGGTGGATATGTCGCTGAGTCAGGCAGCGATACGCAGGTTCTGCAGCACGATCGGGCGTGCCCAGCGAATGTCGAAGTCCAATTGTTTCTGCTGCGCCACCATCTCTTCTTCCGGGAAGGGCGGGAAGGGTTTGTCCAGCAGATCGAGTTCGAACTCGGCAATTGGCAGGTGCAGCGGACGTGGCTGCGGGGCCGGGCCAGGTTCTGGCAGTGGTTGACCGGCGGCGAGGACGAGCGGGCGAACCCAGTTGCTCTCGAAGGTCTGTTGTTTTTGCTGGGCGACGATTTCTTCTTCCGGGAACGGTGGGAAGGGTTTGTCCAGCAAGTCGAGTTCGAATTCGGCGATGGGCAGGAACAGTGGCTCAGGCGGTTTGACCAGGGTTTCGATCACGTCGCAGGTGCGTTGGCTGACGATGTGCTCCAGCAGTTCGGCGCCGAGGGTCGGTTCAACCGCTTCATCGAGGGCCACTGGCTGGTAGCTGCCAGGTGCCGGTGCGTT includes:
- a CDS encoding DUF72 domain-containing protein; the protein is MVLPYYLGCPSWSENAWRDYLYPQDAKSSDFLNLYSQVFNAVEGNTTFYASPSAAIVQRWAETMPEHFRFTAKLPGDISHNGDLRERLTASETFVQLLSPLGERVSPFWLQLSKAFTPHRMAELAGFIDAFEQPLAVEVRHDEFFAKGDAERRLNRLLLDRGVERICLDPRALFSCTSTDPAVLHAQSKKPRVPPRPTAFTQCPQVRFIGHPVLEANEPFLTPWVEKIAGWIEEGRTPYIFLHTADNLLAAKLAQRFHTRLMTRLPGLPALPELYREPAAEQLGLL
- a CDS encoding extensin family protein, with protein sequence MRFLKGFAVLVLIVGCAALAVWRGWLSVPPQWNPWAPLDVNVAPNWLTRFKLMALRNDPQLCDQALATSGLRTVRQADSGVNTDCPLTNVLRVQGGEVALSSSFLASCPLAVAFALFERHALQPAAVAAYGQKVTRVDHLGSFACRNMYGRESGARSQHATASALDIAGFRLADGRSISVLRDWPKDNANARFLRQARDGACDMFSVVLSPDYNVAHRNHFHLDVGPWWICR
- the tsaB gene encoding tRNA (adenosine(37)-N6)-threonylcarbamoyltransferase complex dimerization subunit type 1 TsaB, with translation MSTLLALDTATEACSVALLHDGKVTSHYEVIPRLHAQKLLPMIQQLLSDAGTTLQAVDAIAFGRGPGAFTGVRIAIGVVQGLAFALERPVLPVSNLAVLAQRALREQGVRQVAAAIDARMDEVYWGCYRETDGEMRLVGAEAVLPPEAAALPNEADGDWFGAGTGWGYGERIAVNLSGQDASMLPHAEDLLALARFAWERGEAIPADDAQPVYLRDKVATPKSER
- a CDS encoding isocitrate lyase/PEP mutase family protein, encoding MDAQTRRAQAFKALHEREGAFVIPNPWDAGSAKMLASLGFEALATTSAGHAFSLGRPDGALGLEDTLANVRAIVAVTDLPVAVDLENGFADAPQECARNLLRAAEAGAVGGSIEDATGREDSPIYCFEHAVARVKAAADAVRSLPYPFLLTARAENFLHGNPDLDDTIRRLKAFADAGADVLYAPGLSTAKQVLAVVQAVAPKPVNVLMSGALELTVAQLSELGVKRISVGSALALAAYGEFFRAAEEIQQQGTFTFTRRSMPFKQANQLFKG
- the adk gene encoding adenylate kinase — its product is MRVILLGAPGAGKGTQAKFITEKFGIPQISTGDMLRAAVKAGTELGVKAKSIMDAGGLVSDDLIIALVKDRIAQADCANGFLFDGFPRTIPQAEALVTAGVELDHVVEIAVDDEEIVQRIAGRRVHEPSGRVYHTVYNPPKVAGKDDVTGEELVQRKDDTEETVRHRLSVYHSQTKPLVAFYQNLSTANGKPKYSHIPGVGSVDAITGKVLEALS
- a CDS encoding energy transducer TonB: MSDIQTTSIGIISPYGDYSLRNTQALSGVSHLWQDFFARALADQLGDNAPAPGSYQPVALDEAVEPTLGAELLEHIVSQRTCDVIETLVKPPEPLFLPIAEFELDLLDKPFPPFPEEEIVAQQKQQTFESNWVRPLVLAAGQPLPEPGPAPQPRPLHLPIAEFELDLLDKPFPPFPEEEMVAQQKQLDFDIRWARPIVLQNLRIAA